The following proteins come from a genomic window of Coregonus clupeaformis isolate EN_2021a chromosome 2, ASM2061545v1, whole genome shotgun sequence:
- the LOC121531769 gene encoding short coiled-coil protein B, giving the protein MSSDGDGDMENQAELEEKTKLINQVLELQHTLEDLSSRVDAVKEENLKLKSENQVLGQYIENLMSASSVFQTTDTKSKRK; this is encoded by the exons ATGAGCTCCGACGGGGATG gtgACATGGAGAATCAGGCTGAGCTGGAAGAAAAGACAAAGCTTATAAACCAGGTGTTGGAGCTTCAGCACACTCTAGAAG ACCTGTCGTCGCGTGTGGATGCGGTGAAGGAGGAGAACCTGAAGTTGAAGTCTGAGAACCAGGTTCTGGGTCAGTACATTGAGAACCTTATGTCTGCCTCCAGCGTGTTCCAGACCACTGACACCAAGAGCAAACGAAAATAA